In the genome of bacterium, one region contains:
- a CDS encoding TIGR01777 family oxidoreductase — protein sequence MVLTSGNDMNGKHIILAGGSGFIGSALTQRLLSGGARVTVLTRSDRIAPQAGVRYVVWDGRSRGPWTEVLEGADALVNFSGRNVNCRLTPRNKRELLTSRLEALKVLGEAVSRCRHEPGVFVHCSAVGFYGDTGRSCNEEAPAGSGMLADITKTCEAAINGMAFTDTRKVVLRLGVVFGREGGALPVLARLTRCFLGGAAGNGRQGVSWIHLQDLNRVFCEVLENAKLNGVFNAVTPQPITNAELMQTLRRVLNRPWSPPVPAWLLRTLSLVVGINPELILTGKRCLPTRLQQAGFEFEYQDLESALQNLLGVGS from the coding sequence GTGGTGCTAACCTCCGGCAACGACATGAACGGGAAACATATTATTCTGGCGGGGGGCAGTGGGTTTATCGGGAGCGCCCTGACTCAGCGGCTTCTCTCGGGCGGGGCGCGCGTCACCGTGCTGACGCGGTCAGACCGAATAGCCCCTCAAGCGGGAGTGAGATATGTGGTCTGGGATGGGCGTTCGCGGGGGCCTTGGACGGAAGTGCTGGAAGGGGCCGATGCCCTTGTTAATTTTTCCGGCAGGAATGTGAATTGCCGGCTGACCCCGCGGAACAAGCGTGAGTTGCTCACTTCACGTCTGGAGGCACTGAAGGTTCTAGGCGAGGCCGTGAGCCGGTGTCGCCACGAGCCCGGCGTCTTTGTCCATTGCAGTGCGGTCGGGTTCTATGGCGATACCGGCCGTTCATGTAATGAGGAGGCCCCGGCGGGATCCGGCATGCTGGCGGACATCACGAAAACCTGTGAGGCAGCCATCAATGGGATGGCATTCACGGATACCCGTAAAGTCGTGTTGCGGCTTGGCGTGGTGTTCGGACGTGAGGGCGGGGCCTTGCCGGTGCTGGCCAGACTTACGCGGTGTTTTCTGGGGGGTGCCGCCGGGAATGGCCGGCAAGGCGTAAGCTGGATTCATCTGCAGGACCTGAATCGGGTTTTTTGTGAAGTGCTCGAAAACGCCAAACTCAACGGGGTTTTCAATGCGGTCACCCCACAGCCCATCACCAATGCCGAACTCATGCAGACCCTGCGTCGCGTTCTGAATAGACCCTGGTCCCCGCCAGTTCCGGCCTGGCTGTTGCGTACCCTGAGTCTTGTGGTCGGGATCAATCCCGAGTTGATTCTGACCGGGAAACGCTGCCTGCCTACCCGTCTGCAGCAGGCTGGGTTCGAGTTCGAATATCAAGACCTGGAGTCTGCGTTACAGAACTTATTGGGAGTGGGCTCTTAA